A genomic window from Odocoileus virginianus isolate 20LAN1187 ecotype Illinois unplaced genomic scaffold, Ovbor_1.2 Unplaced_Scaffold_16, whole genome shotgun sequence includes:
- the LOC110122660 gene encoding cancer/testis antigen 1-like produces MLSCRSHHRGGFCRDGSVFPATEGGGERFKMEPEAHGGGTTRAADEDTGAEASAAGTARGSQGVPGGAAGRHGPGDPAGPGDAVSRGVPAGSGDMADPREPSAAGESGGAAAAIPQIPGAPHAPGPGGAAAPGAGVLSNRVFQFSLAVSFSSYAEADNARYFLTHLTQLRWPVRRELYVRGRMLVLRLTAEDQALLQTAVAFCQEQLSVVMWTLLNFVPAQPQHRRGL; encoded by the exons ATGTTGAGTTGCAGGTCTCATCACAGGGGTGGGTTCTGTAGGGACGGTTCAGTCTTTCCCGCCACGGAGGGCGGGGGAGAGCGGTTCAAGATGGAGCCTGAGGCACACGGTGGAGGAACCACCAGGGCAGCCGATGAAGACACAGGTGCCGAGGCCTCTGCAGCGGGCACAGCACGGGGCAGCCAAGGTGTGCCGGGTGGTGCTGCTGGCCGCCATGGCCCTGGCGACCCAGCTGGCCCTGGAGATGCCGTCAGTCGAGGAGTCCCTGCCGGCTCCGGCGACATGGCTGATCCCAGAGAGCCCAGCGCTGCCGGAGAGTCAGGTGGCGCAGCCGCTGCCATTCCGCAGATCCCGGGGGCACCCCACGCACCAGGGCCTGGTGGAGCTGCTGCACCCGGAGCCGGAGTTCTGAGTAACCGAGTCTTCCAGTT CAGCCTCGCCGTGTCTTTCTCATCGTACGCGGAGGCGGACAACGCCCGCTACTTCCTGACTCACTTAACTCAACTGCGATGGCCGGTTCGGAGGGAGCTCTACGTTCGTGGCCGCATGTTGGTTCT CCGATTGACTGCTGAAGACCAAGCCTTGCTCCAGACGGCCGTCGCCTTCTGTCAGGAGCAGCTTTCCGTGGTGATGTGGACCTTGCTGAACTTTGTGCCCGCCCAGCCTCAGCACAGAAGAGGGCTTTAA